One Candidatus Melainabacteria bacterium DNA segment encodes these proteins:
- a CDS encoding hydroxymethylglutaryl-CoA lyase — translation MLEHLPERVRVVEVGPRDGLQNEEKHVATADKVKLIHALADAGLKSIEITSFVSPKWIPQLADGLDVARAVQLPADITVSALVPNLKGYESAQAAGLKQIALFMSASESHSKKNINKSIAEATHALSEVAQQAKKDGKSIRCYISVVFECPYEGPVDPAQVVRIVKDVVAMGVDEISLGDTIGAATPNQVVALINLLKKEVPLEKMALHFHDTRGTALANVLAGLDAGVAIFDSSLGGLGGCPYAPGAAGNLATEDLVYMLHGLGVKTGIDLDKLVDAGQLAEQILGKELPGRYLKATLAGRAKQAKKAEMQAQAAKATA, via the coding sequence ATGTTGGAGCATCTACCTGAGAGAGTGCGTGTTGTTGAAGTCGGTCCACGAGATGGACTTCAAAACGAAGAGAAGCATGTCGCCACCGCAGATAAGGTCAAGCTAATCCACGCCCTCGCTGATGCTGGTCTGAAGTCGATTGAAATAACATCATTCGTCAGTCCCAAGTGGATTCCACAACTGGCTGACGGTCTCGATGTAGCGCGTGCCGTTCAGCTTCCCGCCGACATCACTGTTTCGGCGCTCGTGCCTAATTTGAAAGGATACGAGTCTGCACAGGCAGCCGGTTTGAAACAAATTGCGCTCTTCATGTCGGCCAGCGAGTCGCACAGCAAGAAGAACATCAATAAGAGCATCGCAGAAGCTACGCATGCTCTGAGCGAAGTCGCTCAACAGGCGAAGAAAGATGGCAAGTCCATCCGCTGTTATATATCAGTCGTGTTTGAGTGTCCGTATGAGGGACCGGTCGACCCGGCTCAAGTCGTGCGCATCGTCAAAGATGTTGTTGCCATGGGCGTTGACGAAATCTCGCTTGGCGACACCATTGGCGCTGCTACTCCCAATCAAGTCGTTGCCCTGATCAATCTTTTGAAGAAGGAAGTACCGCTCGAGAAGATGGCATTGCACTTCCACGACACGCGCGGAACCGCTCTGGCTAACGTTCTTGCCGGGCTGGACGCAGGCGTGGCAATCTTCGATTCCAGCCTGGGCGGCCTGGGTGGTTGTCCGTATGCTCCTGGAGCGGCAGGCAATCTGGCCACTGAAGACCTTGTCTACATGCTGCACGGACTGGGTGTCAAGACAGGAATTGATCTCGACAAGTTAGTTGACGCCGGTCAGCTGGCTGAGCAAATTCTGGGTAAAGAGCTGCCCGGTCGTTACTTGAAAGCGACACTGGCAGGCCGGGCGAAACAAGCCAAAAAGGCGGAGATGCAGGCACAAGCGGCGAAAGCCACAGCATAG
- a CDS encoding biotin/lipoyl-binding protein, which yields MKQVTSMMAGVVLEILVKPGDQVSDGQEVAILESMKMQLPVQSSLAGKVSAVKVTSGDFVNEGDAILDLE from the coding sequence ATGAAGCAAGTGACATCAATGATGGCGGGCGTTGTACTCGAGATACTGGTCAAGCCTGGTGACCAGGTTTCAGACGGGCAGGAAGTGGCTATTCTCGAATCGATGAAAATGCAACTGCCGGTGCAGTCCAGTCTGGCAGGCAAGGTGAGTGCCGTCAAAGTTACCAGCGGTGACTTCGTCAACGAAGGCGACGCGATTTTAGATCTCGAATAG